The Sorex araneus isolate mSorAra2 chromosome X, mSorAra2.pri, whole genome shotgun sequence DNA segment GGGCGAGGGAGCGGGGCTAGCGGGGTACCCAGGACGCGGCCGCCTCCGCCTCCGGCCCGGCCACCCGGTGCGGCTGGGAGGGCGCTGGGGTTTCCCCGTGTTGctcgggtggggggggtgtcctCGCGCCCTGACGCGACGCTCCTGGTACTGGGAAACTTGCCTCGGGTTGCATCAGCGCGGCGGGATGCGAGCGCTCGAGCCTGGAGCTCCGCGGCCCCAACGCGCTCTGTGAAGAGATTTGTACCCCGGCGGCCACCATTGCCGCCGCGCCCGCGGAAGTTTGGTCCCCGCCGGCCGCCGTCGCAGCTGCGCCCGCGGAAATTTGGCCACCGCCGGCCCccgtcgccgccgccgcgcccgcggaAGTTTGGCCGCCGCCGGCCGCTGTCCTTCCGTCTTGCTTCCGGGAAAGCGCAGGTGTCTGAGGGGtccggcgggcgcggcggcgccATGGAGCCCCCGAGGCCGGACGAGGAGTGGGGTGAGCAGGCCGGACGGCTTGGGGGTCCCGGCTAGCCCCTCTGACCATTCCCTGCCGGACGCGGGCCCCTGCGTGGCCCCTGGCGGCCCCCGCGTGACCCCGGGAGACCCCAGGACGCAGTCCCCGTCGTGACCCCGGGCCACCCCCAAGTCCCCGGGCGTGGACCCCTACGTGTCCACGGCCGACCCCCCAGGCGCGATCCCTGACATGTCCACGAGCGACCCCCAGGCGTGGTCCCCGACGTGTCCACTGGAGACCCCGGGTCCCCGGGTGATCCCCAGGCGCCGTCCCTGACCTGTCCACGGGCGACCCCTGGGCGTGGCTCTCGGCCTGATCCCTTCGGGGGATGCCCCCGAGATGTCACTGTCCGCCCCGAGCGGCCCCGAGGTCCAGGAGGCAGCATGGGGTCCCCGCCCCCTGCGCTGGGAGGACCCTGAGCCAACAGCCTGGAAGGTTCTTCCCGCCGTGACCAGGcgcgcccccctctccccgcctctcGCCCCCAGACTCCGCCCTGTTCGCCGAGCTCGGCTACTTCCCGGAGGCTGAGGACCCCCAGCTGGACGCGGGGAACGAGCCATATGTAAGTGACCCCGAGGGTCAGGCCGCAGCCGCGCCTCCTCCTGCTCCCAAAGCCGGGCTGCCCGACcctgggccccacgggtgaccgGGGAGAGGTCACTCTGCACTCGGCCAGTAGGGGCAACGGGGAGATGGTGGGGGGGTCTGGGGCGTCCTCACATCCCGCCCAGGGGACCGCTTTGAAAGCGGAGTGAAATGAGCTGCGCGTGGAGCTTGCTGCCGGCTGGCGCTTCCCTTTGGCCTCTGAGACCCTCATCCCGGGCCGGGTCCATGGGGGCAGCCCGTGGCTTTTCCTTCCCAGCCGGAGTCCGCGCGaaaagagatgctcagggccctCCCCTGATTCTGGGTGGCGTCCGGTGCTCTGTGGGACGCTGCCTGTGGTCACTTGACTCACTGCTGCTGCTGGTCTGTGCAGGCCAGAGACCACCGGGGAGCAGCGGTCAGGCTGAAAGCCCTGGACCACACGTTCTTTCCTGGGGGTGAAGTCGGTGCCGGGGGCCAGGAGATGCTCTTTGGGCTGCTTTGCACCCAGGAGGCCCCAGGCTCATCTCTGGCCCTGGGTGCTGAGTGAGTCCCCACTGCTCTGGGCTGTGTCCACGGGGCCGTGGCTACTGGTAGCCTGGAACTCAGGCTTCTTGAGGCTGAGCAGAAAGCTTGCAGAGTTTGAGGCTTTTGAAATGACAGAGTTGCTAGACTTAATGTTGTTTTAcgttgttataatttttttttggcttttgggggtcagACCTTGCGATGCtcggggctgcctcctggctctgtactccggaattactcccggtggtgctctgggaccaaatgggatgtcagggatcgaacccggcacAGCTGCGTGCCAGGCGAACACCTTCCCCTCTGGACTACTGCTCTGTTCCCAAGGTTTTAAAATCGtgatagtaggggctggagagatagcacagcgggtagggtgtttgccttgcacgcggccaacccgggttcaaatcccagcatcccatatggtcccctgagcacagccaagggtaattcctgagtgcagagccaggagtaacccctgtgcatctccaggtgtgacccaaaaagcaaaaaataaaaaaataaataaaataaaatcgtgATAGTAGATTCGAAGGCGGTGAAAGCACAGACAGAGGCTTGAGAAGGAGTTTTTTCCCAACTCACGTGACGGTCCTCACATTTCCATAGATAACCGGCACCAATATTTGCCCAATTTAAGGCTATCTGATAAGGAAGCagtttcccctctctccttctgttcCATTCTCAGTAAAACTCACCACAACCTAGACATTTTGAAATgctagtattggggctggagcgatagcacagcgggtagggcgtttgccttgcacgcggccaaccctggttcgaatcccagcatcccatatggtcccctgagcaccgccaggggagattcctgagtgcagagccaggagtgacccctgtgcatcgccgggtgtgacccaaaaagcaaaaaaaaaaaaaaaaatgaaatgctagTATTTTTCTAGAAAAGGGTAATGGAGGGATTGTTAATCATTGCTAGATTGACTGTGGCCCTTGGCCTGAAGCTGGCTTCTCTGTTGGTGTCACTTTTGGTGGATAGACTCCCTCTGACTCCGTGTCACCACTTTCCTATGACGTGTTCCCTGCCCTCGTCCCTAATCGCAAAAGTTTAAAATAGCAGCTGGCAGCGTCTCCGTCACAGACTGTGGGATCAggcagcaggtgtgtgtgtgtgtgtgtgtgtgtgtgtgtgtgtgtgtgtgtgtagggggctggAGGTTGGCCTGTGACGTGCCTCTTGCTCACCCAAAATCATGTTTGCatatgaattttgaaaaaaaaacaatgatcaaGGGGCCGGAAAgatgtacagtaggtagggtgtgtgcttcgcacatggccaacctaggttccatccccagctccacacaggGATGCCCAAGCCCagcagaggtgatccctgagcaccacctggtgtggccccaagccaaacaGCAACAGCTTGGGCCAAGTCAGGCTGTGTGGGGGGGACTCCGGAGACCGCAGGGTGCTTGTCCCTGACAGATTCAGGGAGCAGCTTTCTAATTGGTGGGCGGCTGGAGAAAGCAGCTTTCTGATTGGTTGGTGGCAGTAGCAGCTTTCTGATTGGTGGGCAGCAGCTACCGTGGCAGAAGGAGGGAGTGGGAACAGCTTTCTAATTGGATGGCAGTTATAGAAGGAGGGAGTGGGAACAGCTTTCTAATTGGATGGCAGTTATCGGGACAAGGAGGAACAGCCTTTTGATTGGTGGGCGGCAGGAGGGAATAGCTTTCTGATGGGTGGGCGGCAGCTACTGGAACAGAAGGAGGGAGCGGGAGCAGCTTTCTGATTGGATGGCAGTTACCAGGACAAAGAGGAGCAGCTTTCTGATTGGTGAGCAGCAGCTACCGTGGCAGAAGGAGGGAGAGGCAACAGCTTTCTAATTGGATGGCAGTTATCGGGACAGGAGGAGCAGCCTTTTGATTGGTGGGCGGCAGGAGCACTAGCTTTCTGATAGGTGGGTGGCAGCTACTGGGACAGAAGGAGGAAGCGGGAACAGCCTTCTGATTGGATGGCAGTTACCGAGACAAGGAGGAGCAGCTTTCTGATTGGTGGGCAGCAGGGTTGCAGCTTTCTGATTGGTGGGTGCGGCAGTTACTGACAGTGGTGGTTTGCCTTTTAAGCGAATTTATGTCATTTTAACCAATTTTTTTTGCCGATTTGAAACTCACAGGAGAACACTTTTGATAATCTTGATTTCGATCTGGATCTGATGCCCTGGGAGGCTGGCCTCTGGGACCTCAGCAGGCCGCTCTGCACAGGTACCTCTGGGGATACGTGGGGGCCCGGGGCGAGGGACGCTCCTCCCCTCTGCTGCGGCCCTGACCCCGGTTTCCTGCCAGCGAGCCAGGAGAATGCTCTGGGCTTTGCCTTGTATGGCAGGTGCTTTCCCAGAGAATTTTCTCCTGTTTTCTCCACCTTAAAGAAGGACTTTGGGGAACGTGCCGGGTGTGGCCAGTGATAGGACAGACCCTGTGGCGGAGGTGTCCACTGCATCCACTTCTCCTTCCCTGGCCCAGTTCCGGGGTGTTGACTCGGACCCCATGGAGGGCAGGATCCTAGACATGTGTCCAGCTACCACCCGCCGTGTCCTGGCGACTTTGGCACCTCCCGGGGCACAGCGAGCCGGGCTGGAGTGTGGCCTCATGTCTTGCAGTGGACGACATCAAGACAGaacccctgcccctgtccccggCCGCCTCGCCTTGCTCTGTTGAGTCTCCTGAGTCTgttgtctcctcctcctctccctcctcctcttcctcctccactcaACACGTGCCCGTAAGtagccgggcctggcctgcttcCGCTCTGCGGGTGCCAGGGAGGGTCTGGGGTCCAGGTGGGCTGGGCTTTGCCCTCCTGCTCCCTGCGTGCCGCCCCCACCCTGGTCTAgtgaggggggatggggtgcATGCTCCGGCTCCACCTTTGGGCCAAGAGTCTGTAGCTTCTGTTGAGATGCTCCTTGCTGCGATGACGCCCTCTGATCGGGCAGGGGGTGACACAGCCATAGTCTGTTCCCGCCAGGGGCCGCCTTGTCCTCTGTGTGGGTTTGAGGCGCTTCCCCGCCCGTTGCGGTTCCGTGGTGAGCTTCTGCAtgaccgtttttttttttttgggggggggcacacccggcgatgctcagggcttcctcctggctctgccctcaggaatcactcctggcggtgctggggggaccccgtgggatgctgggaatgaacctgggtcggccacgtgccaggccagtgtcctccccgctgcactgtggctccagccccgtgaccATTTGTTTTGCACAGGAGGAGTTGGACCTTTCCGCTGCTTCCCAGCCGTCTCCCCTGTCCCTGTACGGGGAGGGCTCTCCCGTGAAGGAGGACAAGCCGGCCGGGCCGCACGGCAAGCCCGGTatgccggggggcgggggtggggggactgtggggggtgggcaggcgaGGACTTGGCTGTGCTTCCAGCGGGTGGTGGGGCCGGTGGGTGCGGTGAGAGGGGCTGTGGAATCCCTCTTGGGGCTGCTCACGGCTGctgtctgcctccccccccccccgggcccctcAGAAAATGGACCCATTCCAAAGCGGAAAACACAGATGAGTTCGAAGCCTTCGATTCAGCCCAAGCCCCTGCTACTTCCGGCTGCACCCAAGGCCCCGGCGACCGCCAGCGTCCCGGCAAAGGCCATCCTCATCCAGACGCTGCCCGCGCTGGTGCCCCTGGCCAAGCAGCAGCCCCTCATCAGCATCCACCCGGCACCCCCGAAAGGTACCGCGTGCGGCCAGCTGGGCGTTGGGGGGCCCCACACGTGCCCttctttgtcaggcagtgtgctGAGGGCAGGcgagagtgcaggggtgaggcacgGGGAGAGTGGAAGGGTCAGGCACTGTGctgagggcaggagagagtgcaggggtgaggcactgGGCTGAGAGCTGAAGAGAGTGCAGAGGTGAGGCACTGGgttgagggcaggagagagcgCAGGGGTGAGGCACAGGACTGAGAGTAGGAGAGAGTGTAGAGAGTGTAGGGGTGAGGCACTGGGTCGAGGgcaggagagagtgcaggggtcaGGCACTGGGCTGAGACTAGGTGAGAGTGTGCAGGTGTGAGACACTGGGCTGAGCAAGAGAGGGTGCAGTGGTGAGGCACTGGgctgagggaaggagagagtgcaggggtgaggcactgggctgagggctgaagagagtgcaggggtgaggcactgGGCTGAGGGCCGGGACAGTGCAGGGTCAGGCACAGGCTGACCCAGGATTTGTTGCTGTATGTGGCCCCTCCAGCTCTgtcaggatgatccctgagcaccactgggcatgaacCCCATCCCATCCTCGCCCCCCCCAAATATGAGGGGGTGGGAAATGAAAGGAAACCGAGGAGTGTCTCTCTTGAGTCTGGAGTGACTGTCCAGTCTTGATcgctgctcccggctctgtgctccagccccgtgattcTCTCCGGCCCCAGCACTTCCCGAGTGGGGAAGGAAGGGCCTTCCCGAGTCAGAGCACCCGCCGCCTTTGGGGGCGGCAGGCAGCCAGTCGGGtgggcccctgcacccctgccctcgtCCTGGAGGCCCTGCCTGTGCTTCTGCCGTCTGTCCACCAGGGGGCCCCGCAGAGCCGCGGTCTGCAGCTCACCCTCGGCCGGGGCTTTGAGTGACCGCGCTTGAGCCCCGAAGCCCACAGGTCCCCGAGCcccgggagagacccctgagcacctccgggtgggACGCTGAAGACAGAAAGGCCGCTGATAGAAGCAGAGCGTTGAGAGCGCCTGCCCACCGCTGACCGCTCGCTCTCCCCGCAGCCCCGACCGTGCTGCTGTCGCCGCCCGCCGTGGTGCAGCTGCAGGCGCCCAGCGTGCTGCCCTGTCCCCCGCCCGTGCTGGCCGTGGCCGGTGGCGCCGTGCAGCTGCCCAACCACGTGGTGAACGTGGTGCCGGTGCCCGGCAGCCCGGCCGGCGGGAAGGTGTCCGTGACCAAGCCCGTCCTGCCCAGCCCGGCCAGGAGCGCCGGCTCCGACGTGAGTACCGGGCGGCCAGTGTCCGCTGGGCCGTCCGCGCGCGCGGGAGAGGCCGGCAGCCCGTGGGAAGGCCGGCGCAGCGGGCACTCCGGGCGCTGACCCCTGGGCATCGTGCGGgccagcgcggggcggggcgggcctggCCGCGCGGGGCCATGCCCTGCTGACGTGGCGCCTGCTGCCTTGGCCGCCCCGCCTGGCCGCGGCCTGTCCAGCGCCTGCCAGCGGGCCGCGTGCTCTGCATGCCTTGTCCCGGCGGGGCTGTGCCTGGTTCGAATTAGCTCtgcctggcccagccctgcctggcccttCCCTACCCTGCCCAATGGGAGACGGCCCCGGGCCACCCGGGGGACCCCGCACGGGGACCGTTTCCCAGGGGACTGGGACGATCAGCCGCGGGGTAGCAGGGAAGAGGCCGTGCCCCGCCCACCGTCCCCACGACTGCCCTTGCCCGGGGCCCTGACCCCATGCGCAATGGCGGGGAGCCTGTGCTAGGGAGCGGTGACGTCAGACCTGGGAGGGTTAGTGATGCAGCAGGGGCGGAGCTGTGCGTGATGACGTCAGACCCTGCGTTTGGGGGGTGGTGACGCAGCTGAGGGCGGATCCATGAATGATGATAGGCggctgggggggggttggtgatgcgggggacgggagggcggaGTCATGCGTGTGACATCAGACAGTTTGGGGATTGGTTTAGCAGTGGGGGCAGAGCCAAGCGTGTGACGTCAGACTGTTGGAGCAGGTGGTGCCGCTGGGGGGTGGAGCCGTGACATCAGACTGTAGGGGTCCGTTTCGCCGTGGGGGGGATTAGTTTAGCCGGCTGACCATGCGTGTGACGTCAGACTATGAGGGGTTGATTTTGCTGCGGGGGCAGAGCCATGACGTCAGAGTGTTTGGGGTGGTTTAGCTGGGGCGGAGCCATGAGTGTGACGTCAGACTGGGGGGTCCGCTTAGCCTTGGGGGTAGAGCTGTGACGTCAGACTGATGGGTTCAGCCTTGGAGGCGGAGCTGTGACTTCAGACTGTGGGGGCGGTCTAGCCACGTGCGCGTGATGTCAGGCCAGTCCGCGTGACGTCAGCCCCGCCCACCCTTAGCTGGCCGTGCTGCGGCGGCAGCAGCGCATGATCAAGAACCGCGAGTCGGCGTGCCAGTCGCGCCGCAAGAAGAAGGAGtacctgcaggggctggaggcgCGCCTGCGGGCCGCGCTGGGCGAGAACGAGCGCCTGCGCCGCGAGAACGGCTCGCTCAAGCGCCAGCTGGACGAGGTGGTGTCCGAGgtgcgccccggccccgccccgcccccccccgcctgccccctcccgcccccgccctgctgggCCTAACGTTCCCCCGCTGCTCCCCCAGAACCAGAGGCTCAAGGTGCCCAGCCCCAAGCGCAGGGCCGTGTGCGTGATGGTCGTGCTGGTGTTCCTCGTGTTCAGCTACGGGCCCGCCAGGTGAGAGCCGGGAGGGGGCTGCCCTCTCTGCGGGGGGggtcaggagcaggaggagagacCCCTTGGGGGGGTGTCCTCAGGGGCACTCGCCCCCCGTCTGTCGCACTTCCCCAGCCTCTGGCCCGCGGCCTTGATCGCTCTTCGGGCTCCCCTGCAGAccgggcaggcgggggggggggggcgctcctggggctgctcccggggccctaccccgcccctccagcccacgtcccccctctctcctcagcGTGCTGGAGTCCGAGTCCAGAAGGTCCAGTCCTCTGGGCAGCCCCGCCGGTCAGAGGCGGCACCTTCTAGAATTCTCCTCCAAGGAGGCGCCGGAATCATCAGACGGGGCCATCCAGAAAAACCGCTACAGGTCAGCGGCTGCGAGTCCCGCGCGCCGACCCGCAGGCAGGAGGCTGGTGCCAGGCACCCCCAGTGGGGTCGCGGGTGCCCCTTGTCTGAAGGGTCCCGACTGCCCCCTGGGAGCGCCGGCTCCGGCGCCGTTTCTGCTGCGCAGTGTCTCCAGCTTCCTCCGGCCGTGGTCCCAGTCCTGCACTGGGGCACCTGTCCAGCCCTTGTTTGTGATGGTGACgccgtatttctttttttttttaaactaaaagaaaatttttattttattggatcacggTGAGAGAGACCATTGccaaactgttcatgattgggtctcagtcgtGAAACGatccagcccctgtccccctccaggTCACCTTCCCTGCCACCACTGCCCTGATTCCCCCCAGCCATCCCCAGCCGCCTCCATGGCAGGCTATTCCTTTTCCGGTGAGAACGTTTTTCTGACGCAGCTCCTGACGCTTTGACAGGCAGCCCGAGGCAGAGCGGCTGCAGTGTCCGTGGtgccccttctccccagcccagccccgcccagccccatcTGAGCGATCCCTTGTAGTCTGCAGTAGAGAGAAGCACTTGCATGAAATACAGTTTCTAGAACATTCTGTGATCTAGTGGACAGTGAtaccagatattttttttttctttttttggcttttttggccacacctgtcgATGCTGAGGGCTgcctcctgactctgcgctcaggaatcactcctggcggtgcttggggggggctacctgggatgctgggaatcaaacctgggtcggccgcgtgcagggcaaacaccctccccgctgtgctatcgctccagccctgccggATGTTTTCTGAGCTGCCttctttgctgttgttattttggctctgtgctcagaggtcactcctggcgcggCCTTCTGGAGACGCAGTTCCCAGCGCCAACGTTTTATCTGTGTCACTTGGAGCTGATGGAGCGCGGTGCCCCGGTGGCACCCGGTCCCAgcactggcctggcacgcggGGTACCCTGCTGGCGGCTGAGGGAGCGTCGGTCCCCTCTGCCCGGCTGTCTGCGCCACGCGCTGTGGCTTCCCTTCTGGGGTGCCTGTGGCCGGCGGCCACATGTCCAGGGTGCGTCCCGGCCATGAGACCCCCGGGAACTCGGGCGGGTCTGGGCCTGGGCTCTGTCCCCGAGCGCCTCCAGGCCGGTGACCCCGCTGCCGTGACTGTCGCAGGCCCGAGCGCGCCATGTCGGACAACAAGGCCCTGATGGTACTCAGCGAGGAGCCGCTGCTCTACATCCCGCCGCCCCCCTGCCAGCCCCTTGTCAACATCACCGAGTCGCTCAGGTGAGGGCGGGGccgctcctctcccctgccctcggAAGCGGTTTGCCCCCTCCTGCGTGTCACCCCCCCTGGAGGCGCTGTCCATCCGAAGACGGGGTGCCCTGCCCGCGCCCACCCTCTCCCGCCTCTCTCCCTGCAGGCTGAACCACGAGCTGCGGGGCTGGGTGCACCGGCACGAGGTGGAGAGGACCAAGTCACGGAGGACGGCGGGCCACCTGCACAAGGGCCGCGTCCTGCAGGTGCCAACGGGCGTTggctcctcccgccccgcccggcgGGCCCCAGGGTGCCAGGCCCTTGCCCGGGCATGTGGGTGCAGAgcccgtccctcccctcccctgcatggCGGCTGCAGGATGCTTTGGGGTTCACGTTCCCTTCTGGGGTGGTTCTCTCCACTGGGACACGCCCCCGAcgcccaggctctgccctgacgGCTCCGCTGGGAGTGCTCAATGCTCACGCGGCGCGTCTCCCCGCAGGGCGCCCTGGAGCCGGGCTCGGGGTCGCAGCTCATGGCCGTGCAGTACACGGAGCCCAGCACCCTCAGGTGAGGACGAGTTCCCGGCGCCCCGCCTGAGCCTGGGACGGCTCCAAGGGCCGGGAGTCGCCCCAGTCGGGTCACGGCCCTCGTCACCCACGGCCACCGCCGCCTGCCTGGTGCTTGTAGGCTGGGTCTGTTGCGAGCGTGAGACTGACAGGTGGCCCGACGGGAGCCCGCACCTGCTggaggcgggcagggccggggggcgggcagggccgagGGGCCGGCAGGGCCTGCAGTGCTCGGGTGCGAGCTGTCTCGGGGTAAAAGCGTGGGGAGCCTCGTCAGAGCAGCCCGGCAGGCTGACAGTGCCGTGTGGAGGGGACAGTGACTGGCTGGGCCTGAGCCCGGGAACGGCAGGGCaggccagggctgctcctggcgacAGGTATGGCCCTGTGCCTCCAGGCCACACAGAGCGGCTGACCCTCAG contains these protein-coding regions:
- the ATF6 gene encoding cyclic AMP-dependent transcription factor ATF-6 alpha, whose translation is MEPPRPDEEWDSALFAELGYFPEAEDPQLDAGNEPYENTFDNLDFDLDLMPWEAGLWDLSRPLCTVDDIKTEPLPLSPAASPCSVESPESVVSSSSPSSSSSSTQHVPEELDLSAASQPSPLSLYGEGSPVKEDKPAGPHGKPENGPIPKRKTQMSSKPSIQPKPLLLPAAPKAPATASVPAKAILIQTLPALVPLAKQQPLISIHPAPPKAPTVLLSPPAVVQLQAPSVLPCPPPVLAVAGGAVQLPNHVVNVVPVPGSPAGGKVSVTKPVLPSPARSAGSDLAVLRRQQRMIKNRESACQSRRKKKEYLQGLEARLRAALGENERLRRENGSLKRQLDEVVSENQRLKVPSPKRRAVCVMVVLVFLVFSYGPASVLESESRRSSPLGSPAGQRRHLLEFSSKEAPESSDGAIQKNRYRPERAMSDNKALMVLSEEPLLYIPPPPCQPLVNITESLRLNHELRGWVHRHEVERTKSRRTAGHLHKGRVLQGALEPGSGSQLMAVQYTEPSTLRNPGSELQVYYASPRSYQDFFEAIRRRGDTFYVVSFRRDHLLLPATTHNKTSRPKMSIVLPAVGVNEHVINGQDYEVMMQIDCQVMDTRVLHIKSSAVPPSLREPRNHTGAVFGSPPAPEAAQVVSAIPESLQ